In the Thermosipho affectus genome, one interval contains:
- a CDS encoding ATP-binding protein: MKRLPIGIQSFAKLREDKGFYYVDKTRFIKMLSEETSGYFFLSRPRRFGKSLFLDTLRQAFLGKKELFKGLYLEKNWDWSKKYPVIYISFGAGVHKTEEELRETQDMILRKHAEGYDIKLEEKSIKNRFIELIEKVYKKEKEKVVILVDEYDKLILDNIEEKEIAKEMRESLKNFYSVIKDADEYIKFVFITGVTKFSKVSIFSGLNNLNDITLDPRYTSICGITQKELEEGFKELLEGVDKEEMKKWYNGYNFLGV; the protein is encoded by the coding sequence ATGAAGAGATTACCGATAGGGATACAAAGTTTTGCAAAACTGAGAGAGGATAAAGGTTTTTATTATGTAGATAAGACGAGATTTATAAAGATGTTAAGTGAAGAGACATCGGGATATTTTTTTCTCTCACGGCCAAGAAGGTTTGGAAAGAGCTTATTTTTAGACACATTAAGGCAAGCATTTTTGGGAAAAAAGGAACTATTTAAAGGGTTATACCTTGAGAAGAATTGGGATTGGAGTAAAAAATATCCTGTTATTTATATATCCTTTGGAGCAGGGGTACATAAAACAGAGGAAGAACTAAGAGAAACACAGGATATGATATTAAGGAAACACGCAGAAGGATACGATATAAAACTAGAGGAGAAAAGTATAAAGAATAGATTTATAGAACTAATAGAAAAGGTATACAAAAAAGAGAAAGAAAAAGTAGTAATATTAGTAGACGAATATGACAAGCTGATATTAGACAACATAGAAGAAAAAGAGATAGCAAAAGAGATGAGAGAAAGCCTTAAGAACTTTTATTCGGTGATAAAAGACGCAGATGAATATATAAAATTTGTATTTATAACAGGGGTAACCAAATTTTCGAAAGTATCGATATTTTCTGGGTTGAACAATTTAAACGATATAACACTTGATCCAAGGTATACGAGCATATGTGGTATAACGCAAAAAGAATTAGAAGAAGGATTTAAAGAGTTATTAGAAGGGGTAGACAAAGAAGAGATGAAAAAGTGGTACAATGGGTACAATTTTCTAGGGGTGTAA